Part of the Tamandua tetradactyla isolate mTamTet1 chromosome 11, mTamTet1.pri, whole genome shotgun sequence genome, CCCGccttcttcctgctcttcctcCTGATGTACCTGGTCATGCTGCTGGGCAACCTGCTCATCGTGGTCACCATCTGGAGTGAGCGCAGCCTCCACACGGCCATGTACCTCTTCCTGTGCGCCCTGTCCACCTCCGAGGTCCTCTACACCTTCATCATCATCCCGCGCATGCTGGCTGACCTGTTCTCACGGCACTCCATCGCCTTCCTGGCCTGTGCCAGTCAGATGTTCTTCTCCTTCACATTTGGCTTCACCCACTCCTTCCTGCTCACCGTCATGGGCTATGACCGCTACGTGACCATCTGCCACCTCCTGCACTACCACGTGCTCATGAGCCCCCGAGGCTGTGCCTGCCTGGTGGCCTGGTCCTGGGCAGGAGGCTCAGTCATGGGGCTGGTGGTGACCACGTCCGTTTTCcacctcagcttctgtgggtctcaTGAGGTCCACCATTTTTTCTGCCACATGACCCCTCTGTTGAAGTTGGCCTGTGGGGACGGTGTGCCAGTCGTGGCCATGAGCATGGGTCTTTTGTGTATCATGACCCTGCTGGGCTGCTTTGTCTTCATCCTCCTCTCCTATGCCTTCATCGTGACCACCATCTTTCGGCaaaaagccttctccacctgtgcgTCCCACCTCACCGTGGTCGTCGTGCACTATGACTTCGCCTCTGTCATCTACCTCAAGCCCAAGGGCCCCCAGTCTCTGGAAGGAGAGACCCTCATGGCCACCACCTACACAGTCCTCACGCCCTTCCTTAGCCCCATCATCTTCAGCCTcaggaaccaggagctgaagaTCGCCATGAAGAAGACCTTCCTCAGCAAACCCTTTCCTGCACACTCCTGAAGTGGATGGCTTCCTGGCAGAGATCGTGGTGGGTGGCAGCACTTTACTCTTTTCATCCATGAAATGGGAATGAGTGTGTCCCAT contains:
- the LOC143649272 gene encoding olfactory receptor 10H2-like: MCSGLCHAVGLWLALDSYVRDDGEPSAWSSISWGSLRRGDFETPKYWAGSSSNGRCVATVLGQNHNPESGFTLVGFSTFPRQLLPAFFLLFLLMYLVMLLGNLLIVVTIWSERSLHTAMYLFLCALSTSEVLYTFIIIPRMLADLFSRHSIAFLACASQMFFSFTFGFTHSFLLTVMGYDRYVTICHLLHYHVLMSPRGCACLVAWSWAGGSVMGLVVTTSVFHLSFCGSHEVHHFFCHMTPLLKLACGDGVPVVAMSMGLLCIMTLLGCFVFILLSYAFIVTTIFRQKAFSTCASHLTVVVVHYDFASVIYLKPKGPQSLEGETLMATTYTVLTPFLSPIIFSLRNQELKIAMKKTFLSKPFPAHS